The following DNA comes from Anaerostipes rhamnosivorans.
AAAAGCTTCAGCTCTGCTGCGATAGCAGAAGCCGTCAGGATATTATCCCCGGTGAGCATTTTCAGTTCGATCCCCGCAGCTTTACACCTGGCTGCTGCCTCAAAGACATCCTGTCTTACCGGGTCCGTGATGGCGGCAAACCCGTCAAAGATCATATGGGATTCCAGAAGCTTCCGATCTAACTTATAATCCATAGGAGCTTCCATCTCTTTATGGGCAAATCCAATGACCCTGCACGCTTTTCTCTGGAAATATGCAATCTGTTCTTTCGCGGCACTGCTCTCTTCAGGGGAAATTCCGCACAATGACATAATTTTCTCAGGACTCCCCTTTGAAAACACCTCAATGCCCTCATCTCTTTTTATAACCGTCGTCATATATTTGGATTCAGAAGAAAACGGATACACATACTGAATCTCCGTTTTTTCCCTAAGATCAGTATAATTGGTACCTGCCTGCCGGGCCGCCGCCAGAAGGGCACATTCTGTGGGATTTCCTATAAATTTTACCTTATGGTCTTCCACCTCTATATCAGCGGTGCTGTTGATACAAAAATTCTGTATCAGATGCCTATCATCTAATTTCTCTGTTTTTTTAAGTCTGCCCTGGCTGAAAATATCCGTCACGGTCATGCGGTTTTCTGTAAGTGTACCAGTTTTATCTGAACAGACTACATTGATACAGCCCACGGTCTCACAGGCGATCATTTTTTTGACTAGAGCATTTTGTCTGGACATCTTTATGATGTTGACTGCAAGGGAAACGGCAACAATGGTTGGCAGCCCTTCCGGCACTGCTGCTACGATCAGGACAATACTGGTGATAAACGCGTCGGACACTGTATCCAGAGAGGCAGTGCCATTCATGAGAAAGACTGCCAGCTGTATCAGAAATACAACAGCTGCGGCAACTGAACCTAGAACCGTGATTTTTTTGCCCAGGGATGCCATTTTTTCCTGAAGCGGCGTGCTGCTGTCGTCTGTAGATGACAACTCCTTCGCTATTTTACCGAATTCCGTCTGGTCTCCCACGCTGGTCACCAAAACGGTGCCGTGGCCTCCGGTGATAAAACATCCGGAATACAGGACGTTTCTGCGTTCGGCAACAGGAAGAGCCGGATCTTGATAAACAATGTCAGCTTCTTTATGTACTGGCATGCTTTCACCGGTAAGGGCGGATTCATCTGCCATCAATTCGCTGGACTCCACAAGACGTCCGTCTGCCGGAAGCTTGTCGCCGGTCCCCACACAGAGGATATCGCCCACAACAATTTCCCGCTGGGGAATCAGACAGACCTTCCCGCCGCGCACTGCTTTCACCGGGGTGTCTTCCCCTATTTTATTCAACTCCTCGAAGGCCTTTGCGCTTTTTCCTTCCATAACAACGGTGATGGCTACAGACAGCGATATGGCAACAAAGATACCGATACATTCCAGAAAGTCTGCTTCTCCTCCAGAATAATATCTGGTGATGTTGACTCCCAGCGTGATAAAAGCGGCTGTCAAGAGCATGATCAGCATAGGCTCCGTGGACGCTTCCCATATCCGTCTCACAAGGGATACCGGTTTTTCACGGGAAAATGAATTTTCACCGTGGATCTTTTTGCTTTCTTTTACCTGGGGGCCGGAAAGCCCCTTTTCCTTCTCCACGCCCAGCCGTCTGAGCGTCTCCTGTGGAGATTCCATGAATATGTTCATCTTTATCCTCCTGTTGTTTCCTGCAATGTTTTGTTTCCTGGAATCAAGCAGGCAAGCCCGCTCAAACAATATAAAAAGACCCAAGTACAGCCGATCATGCTATACTTGGGTCCAAAAGACGATATATAACTGGTGACGGCTATACATGAGTCTCGTTATTTAAGACAAGCCAGACCTAGACGGTCAGTATGTTGACTTGCCACATATCCATATGCTAACTACTCCCTCACGGGTTTTTTAATTGTTGATAAATATTACCATTGTTCTATTGGGTTTGTCAACTGCTTTTCTGCAATCTTTTCGTTTAGAGACAGCGGACCATATCCCTTGTAATCTCCTCCAGAGAATTTGCACCGCACATGGCCATGGTATCCTGAAGCTCTGCTCCAATTTTCTCAATATATGTATGGACACCCTCTGCTCCGCCTCCGTACACGGCGGTCACAAACGGACGGCATATAATGACCCCGTCTGCCCCTAATGCCAGCGCCTTGAAGATATCGGCTCCGGAACGCAGTCCGCTGTCAACCAGGATTTTCATAGAGCCGTCTACTGCTTCTGTGATTTCCTCCAGCACTTCTGCCGTGGCCGGGCACTGATCCAGAACACGCCCTCCGTGATTGGACACAACGATGGCTGAGGCACCCGCCTCCTTGGCTTTTAGCGCACCCTTGACCGTCATGACACCCTTTACGATGAAAGGCAGTCCGGATTCTTTGATGATCTCTGCCAATTCTTCTACCGATTTTCTTCCAGCGGGAGGTGTCATATTCTTTAAGAAAGGAAGCCCGGCTGCGTCCACATCCATCGCCGCCGCAAAGGCACCGCAGCTGTGAACCTGAGAAAACTTCTCCCGTATCGTCTCCAGATTCCATGGTTTTACTGTGGGTACACCCATACCGCCGGCTGCCTTGATGGCCTGAGTGGCTGCCGTCATCACTTCCGGATTAACTCCGTCACCGGTAAAAGCAGCAATTCCCGCTTGTGCACAGGCCGAGACCAGGATCTCATTGTAGGACACATCTGTGTATTTATCACCATAGTGAAGATTTACAGCGCCTACGGGACCGGCAAAAAACGGATAACGAAATGTCTGTCCAAACAATTCAAGTGCGGTGCTCACCGGCTGGTTTTCAGACAGGGTATCCATATTTACCCGTATTTCCTGCCATTTCTGATAATTGCGGATCGCTGTGTCCCCTGATCCTTTAGCTCCCGGTCCAGGGATCTGGCTGCCGCAGGCTTTTCCGTTGCACACAGGACAGGCCTTGCAGTAAGCCCCCATACAGGTTCTGGCTGAAGCCAGCAATTCTTCATAAGTCATATGATCCTCCAATCTGTTTTTAAAATGTGATTTCATTTTATCATCAGGCACAGGAAAAGGCAATCAACTCTCTGCGAAGGCTGAAAGCCATAAAAACAGTGACCGCAGCGGCCAGAACGTCAGCAGCAGGCTGGGCATAAAGGATTCCGCTGATCCCTACAGCCGCCGGAGCTGCCAGGATGATAGGAAGAAAACAGATCCCTTGTCTGCAGGTTCCCAGGATAAAACCCTCTTTTGCCTTTCCAAGCGCGAGATAAAGGGAGGAATATACTGTATAGAACCCAAACACAAAAAATGACAGTCCGTTTGCCCTCAGTGCTTTCCGTCCCACATCGATCATGATAAGGTCATCCTTTGTAAACTGGGATATGATAGATGTAGAAAACAAAGCAACAGACAGACCAAAAATGACACAGAAGACGGTTGACCATAGGACCATGGTCCGAATGGCCTCATGCAGGCGGTCATACTTTTTTGCCCCGTAATTAAATCCCGCAACAGGCTGAAAGCCTTTGATAAACCCAAACACCATCAGGCTTCCCATAGAAATGATCCTTGAGGCATCCCCCATCCCGGCGATAACGGAATCTCCGTAACCGTGGATCTTTGCCTGCATACTGACTAAAGCGATGGAAAGGCTGGTCAGCAGCTGGAATACTAGCGTGGGAATGCCGATCTTAAAAATCTCAGACAGGATCTCCCTTGAAAAACAGCATTGTTTCAGGCGGAAGCTGAAATTGCTTCTTTGGCTGAATATATAGTACAGATATACCAGTGTAGAGACAAACTGTGAGATGGCTGTGGCTGCCGCTGCTCCGGCGATTCCCAGATTCAGAACATAGATAAAGACCGGATCCAATATGATATTCAGGACAGCGCCTGTCAGTAGTGCGCACATGGTAGTTTTTGCGGCTCCTTCGCTGGTTACGATATTATTCATTGTGACATTAAACACATTAAAGATGGATGAGATCAGATAAATGCCCGTATAGGTCAAAGCATAGGGCAGTATGCTGTCGGTGGCACCCAGTACTCTCAGGACCGGCTCAAGGAAGAGTATGGTGCAGAGGATCAGGACCGCCCCTGCCAAAACACTGCTGTAAAGAGCTGTGCTGGCAACTTTATCTGCAGTTTCCTTGTCGCCTCGGCCTAATAATCTGGAAATGTAGGATGCAGCGCTGTTGCCAAACAGCAGGCCTAATCCCACGACGATCTGCCCAAGGGGAAAGGCCACTGTGATGGCCCCTGTCTGGCTGGTACCCAGCCCTCCCACAAAATAGGCGTCCACCAGGTTATAAAGCGCATTGACCATCATCCCGATCATGGTCGGAAGCCCTAATGCCAACAGCGCCTTTGGGATTGGCGCACTTCCAAGTAATTGTGTATTCTTGCTCGGTTTACTCATAGTTTTTTTCTCCTTTTCTTAATCTAAGATATACTACTATAATTTATAGCAATAAACAAACACAAAGTTGATAGTACTATAAATTATAGTATCTGTCAACATTTCTATTATAGATGTCTCATAAAATGAATAAGTCCAAAACTACTTTTTTGTTACCTAAGATGGACTTTGATAAACCATTGTATGTAACAGAACATAAAAAAACATCCATGGTACAAGAGCTTTTTTTTTACTCTTGTTCATGGATGTTTTTTATGTTCTGTTATTCGTATGATAAAAAAGATGAACTTCTAAGTATCTTGTTTTTTATACGCAGACTTGCTTCTACATGTATGATCCAATGTCTGGAGAAAGGCATCTGTATCAATACTCCAATTAAAATCGCTATCGTTTCGCTTTTCTGTATCCTGCCTGCTGTGCTTCCTTTTCACTCTGGAACTTCACAAGATACTTAGAGGATTTCATCTTTTCATAATCTCTCTGTCCGGGGCAGTGATAAACTTTGG
Coding sequences within:
- a CDS encoding calcium-translocating P-type ATPase, PMCA-type, with amino-acid sequence MNIFMESPQETLRRLGVEKEKGLSGPQVKESKKIHGENSFSREKPVSLVRRIWEASTEPMLIMLLTAAFITLGVNITRYYSGGEADFLECIGIFVAISLSVAITVVMEGKSAKAFEELNKIGEDTPVKAVRGGKVCLIPQREIVVGDILCVGTGDKLPADGRLVESSELMADESALTGESMPVHKEADIVYQDPALPVAERRNVLYSGCFITGGHGTVLVTSVGDQTEFGKIAKELSSTDDSSTPLQEKMASLGKKITVLGSVAAAVVFLIQLAVFLMNGTASLDTVSDAFITSIVLIVAAVPEGLPTIVAVSLAVNIIKMSRQNALVKKMIACETVGCINVVCSDKTGTLTENRMTVTDIFSQGRLKKTEKLDDRHLIQNFCINSTADIEVEDHKVKFIGNPTECALLAAARQAGTNYTDLREKTEIQYVYPFSSESKYMTTVIKRDEGIEVFSKGSPEKIMSLCGISPEESSAAKEQIAYFQRKACRVIGFAHKEMEAPMDYKLDRKLLESHMIFDGFAAITDPVRQDVFEAAARCKAAGIELKMLTGDNILTASAIAAELKLLDEDHMVVEAQHIEVLSDQELMKEIPHIRVIARSTPTVKMRVVNALKQLGNVVAVTGDGINDAPAIKNADVGIAMGITGTEVSKEASDIVLLDDSFSTIVKAIQWGRGIYENFQRFIQFQLTVNLSSVFVVLASILAGFSAPFTALELLWINIIMDGPPALTLGLEPIRKDLMDQSPTPRNESIVTKPMLSRIIVNGLYISFVFMAQHWLRFLGGSDAEQPTILFTLFVVFQLFNALNSRELTDVSIFKNIGNNKLMLWVFAGTFALQFFITQFGGIVFGTVPLDFSMWIKILFTGLTVVLLSEALKWIKRFVSQ
- a CDS encoding alpha-hydroxy-acid oxidizing protein, which encodes MTYEELLASARTCMGAYCKACPVCNGKACGSQIPGPGAKGSGDTAIRNYQKWQEIRVNMDTLSENQPVSTALELFGQTFRYPFFAGPVGAVNLHYGDKYTDVSYNEILVSACAQAGIAAFTGDGVNPEVMTAATQAIKAAGGMGVPTVKPWNLETIREKFSQVHSCGAFAAAMDVDAAGLPFLKNMTPPAGRKSVEELAEIIKESGLPFIVKGVMTVKGALKAKEAGASAIVVSNHGGRVLDQCPATAEVLEEITEAVDGSMKILVDSGLRSGADIFKALALGADGVIICRPFVTAVYGGGAEGVHTYIEKIGAELQDTMAMCGANSLEEITRDMVRCL
- a CDS encoding MATE family efflux transporter, with translation MSKPSKNTQLLGSAPIPKALLALGLPTMIGMMVNALYNLVDAYFVGGLGTSQTGAITVAFPLGQIVVGLGLLFGNSAASYISRLLGRGDKETADKVASTALYSSVLAGAVLILCTILFLEPVLRVLGATDSILPYALTYTGIYLISSIFNVFNVTMNNIVTSEGAAKTTMCALLTGAVLNIILDPVFIYVLNLGIAGAAAATAISQFVSTLVYLYYIFSQRSNFSFRLKQCCFSREILSEIFKIGIPTLVFQLLTSLSIALVSMQAKIHGYGDSVIAGMGDASRIISMGSLMVFGFIKGFQPVAGFNYGAKKYDRLHEAIRTMVLWSTVFCVIFGLSVALFSTSIISQFTKDDLIMIDVGRKALRANGLSFFVFGFYTVYSSLYLALGKAKEGFILGTCRQGICFLPIILAAPAAVGISGILYAQPAADVLAAAVTVFMAFSLRRELIAFSCA